CCCGACGTCCTTCGGGTCGAAGTAGAAGACGAAGTCCGGGCTCAGGCATTTTTTCAGGAGGTCAATATTCCTTTGGTTGAACGAAGTTTCTACGTTTTCTATAACGTCAGCTGGGTAAACGGGGTTTGTTACTGGTATTCGCGGCCGCGTGATGCCCTCCTCCTCGCCGCAGGCCAGCGCGAGCAACGTTATTATTACGAGGGTGATTATTACCTTATTCATCTCGCGACCTCCCTAAGTCGGCTTCTCGTACAGCGACAGTATATACCAGAGAGGCACCCGCTCGACGCCGGCCAGCGCTTCGCCGCCGCCCTCGGTATCGTCCCACCAGTTCGTTATCCGCCACCGGACCTGCCCTTGCTCGTTCTTATATTTTTCGAACTCGAAGTGGCAGTACCCCTCGTCTGCTATGTAGCCGTTTAGCTCGTCGACCATCACGAGGAGGGACAATTCAACTTTATCGGCCCAATAAGTATTTTCTTCGGGGGCCGGCTCGCCGACGCGCCCGGTGCTAATGGAAAGCGAAACGCTATACGCGCCTTTGAACATATTATACGCGATGTTCCAAAACTCCGTAAAGGTGTAACAGGGCGGCGGCCGGTAGTAACTCTCGGCCGGTTTGGGGCGGCCTATTTCGCCGGGGTCCGTGTAGAAGACGAAGTTGGGGCTCAAGCAATTCTTCAGGAGGTCTATATCTCTCCGGTTGAAAGATATTTCTATATTTTTTAAGACTTCTACCGGCGTACTTACCGGCGGCGGTGGGGGCGGCGGTTCCTCCTCGCCGCAAGCGAGCGCCAGGAGCGCCAAGGCCAAGGTTATCATCCTGTTCATACTAACGCCTCCGAGTTATTCCCGGTAGTATAGCGCTAAAACCTTTCCCAGCGACCCGGGCGCGACGGCCGTACGTTCGTCGTAACCCTCGCTCGTGCGGTCCCACCAGCCGGTAAGGCGCCAGCGTTTTTCGCCTTGCTCGGTCGCGTACTTCTCGAGCGCGAAGTCGCAGAAGCCTTCGTCTATCTTAAAGCCGTTAAGCTCGTCTACCATTACGAGCAGCGATATCTGAACGTTATCCGCCCGGTACGTCGTCTCGTTTTCGCCCGGCGCGCGCAGGGGCGCCACCGGCACGAAGAGTGAAATCGAGTACGCCGTTTCGAGCATACGATGCGCGCCGTTCGTGAAGTCGTCGTACGACCACGACTCCGGGATGACGTAGCGGCCGCCCGGCGGGTTCCTCCCCACGTCGCGCGGGTCGAAATAGAAGATGAATTCCGGGCTTAGGGATTTTTGAAGGTAGTCAATACTGCGCTGGTTGAAAGATATCTGTACCGCTTTTAAGACCTTCGCCGGCGACGTGTATTCGGGCACGGGCGGGGTTTTACCGTCGACGACGGTTTCGTCGCACCCGGTAAACGCCAAAGCCGTTAGCATACAGGCCGCCGGTCGTAATAATCCCCTCATCTTCTCCTCCTTAATAACCTACTTCGCGGCTTCACTCCGTCCCGATATTCTCCGCGGCCCAGAGAGCCAGGCCGCCGCAATCCTCCCGCGGGCGGCGCTCGAGCCGGGCCCCCTCGAGTTCCCACAGGATTACCTCGGCGACGAAGATCTCGCAGCCGGGCATTATATGGCCGCCGAAGCCGCGCCCTTGCCGGCTCGAGAGCGCGAGGTGCGCGTGCACGAACGGCTCGCCCTCCTTGAGCGAGACGTTGCCGGTGAGCGCGCAGATCTCCATCTCCTCGTCGAACTTATTTACTATATACTCCTTTTTTTCGACGTCGAAGATGCCGACCGCGGCCTTCCGGAGCGCCCCTATGCCCGACA
This genomic interval from bacterium contains the following:
- a CDS encoding PPC domain-containing DNA-binding protein, producing the protein MDATNVKRVVVRRLVPGGDLLEELNKLVKAEGIEVGALSGIGALRKAAVGIFDVEKKEYIVNKFDEEMEICALTGNVSLKEGEPFVHAHLALSSRQGRGFGGHIMPGCEIFVAEVILWELEGARLERRPREDCGGLALWAAENIGTE